From Brevibacillus marinus, a single genomic window includes:
- the gdhA gene encoding NADP-specific glutamate dehydrogenase, which produces MTIVQEVKHDALQAAQQYVDDVYAAIVKRNPDEPEFHQAAKEIFTSLVPALAKHPEYMKNGILERIAEPERMITFRVSWVDDQGKVRVNRGYRVQFNSAIGPYKGGLRFHPSVNASVIKFLGFEQIFKNALTGQPIGGAKGGSDFDPKGKSEGEIMRFTQSFMTELCKYIGPDVDIPAGDIGVGAREIGYMFGQYKRIHGGFEAGVLTGKGLGYGGSLARKEATGYGLVYFVEEMLKAKGLGFAGSTVVVSGSGNVAIYAMEKASQLGAKVVACSDSNGYIYDPNGIDLDTVKRLKEVERQRIREYVNVHPHAEYHEGCFGIWSIPCDIALPCATQNEINDVSARALVANGVKAVGEGANMPSTLEAIDVFLNNDVLFAPAKAANAGGVAVSALEMAQNSMRLAWTFDEVDAKLKQIMTNIYRNSVDTAAAYGHPGNLVVGANIAGFIKVADAMVAQGVM; this is translated from the coding sequence ATGACAATTGTGCAAGAAGTGAAGCACGACGCGCTGCAGGCGGCACAGCAGTACGTCGACGACGTGTATGCCGCCATCGTCAAACGCAATCCGGATGAACCCGAATTTCACCAGGCTGCCAAGGAAATCTTTACGTCGCTTGTGCCCGCCTTGGCAAAGCATCCGGAATACATGAAAAACGGAATCCTGGAAAGAATTGCGGAACCCGAACGAATGATCACCTTCCGGGTCTCCTGGGTGGACGACCAAGGAAAAGTAAGAGTGAACCGCGGCTACCGCGTGCAGTTTAACAGCGCGATCGGCCCGTACAAAGGCGGCTTGCGCTTCCACCCTTCCGTCAACGCCAGCGTGATTAAATTCTTGGGTTTTGAGCAGATTTTCAAAAATGCGCTGACCGGTCAGCCAATCGGCGGCGCCAAAGGCGGTTCCGATTTTGACCCCAAAGGCAAATCGGAAGGGGAAATCATGCGTTTCACGCAAAGTTTTATGACCGAACTGTGCAAATACATCGGCCCCGATGTGGACATTCCGGCTGGCGATATCGGAGTCGGCGCAAGGGAAATTGGTTACATGTTCGGCCAATACAAACGGATTCACGGCGGATTTGAAGCCGGCGTATTGACCGGAAAAGGACTGGGATACGGCGGCAGCCTGGCCCGCAAAGAAGCGACAGGATACGGACTGGTTTACTTCGTCGAAGAAATGTTGAAAGCAAAGGGGCTGGGCTTTGCCGGAAGCACGGTTGTGGTGTCCGGTTCGGGCAATGTGGCGATCTACGCCATGGAAAAGGCCAGCCAATTGGGAGCAAAAGTGGTCGCCTGCAGCGATTCCAACGGATACATCTACGATCCGAACGGGATCGACCTGGACACCGTAAAACGGCTGAAAGAAGTGGAACGCCAAAGAATCCGCGAATACGTCAATGTGCATCCCCACGCCGAATACCACGAAGGGTGTTTCGGCATCTGGAGCATTCCCTGTGATATCGCCCTGCCATGCGCCACCCAGAATGAAATCAACGACGTCTCGGCGCGGGCACTGGTCGCCAACGGGGTAAAAGCGGTCGGCGAAGGCGCCAACATGCCTTCCACGCTGGAGGCAATCGATGTGTTCCTGAACAACGACGTTCTCTTCGCACCGGCGAAAGCGGCCAATGCCGGCGGTGTGGCCGTTTCCGCCTTGGAAATGGCGCAAAACAGCATGCGGCTGGCTTGGACATTCGACGAAGTGGATGCGAAGCTGAAGCAGATCATGACTAACATTTACCGGAACAGCGTCGACACCGCTGCCGCATATGGACACCCCGGGAACCTGGTGGTGGGCGCCAACATCGCGGGATTCATCAAAGTTGCGGACGCGATGGTGGCACAAGGAGTTATGTAA
- a CDS encoding LysR family transcriptional regulator codes for MDERDWAILSTLFDEKNITKTADKLSISQPALTYRLQQIEQEMGVKIVHRSRRGVSFTPQGEYLVRYARDMQLQLRKTKEYLQNMDHKVQGTLRLGVSSIFARYKLPTILKNFHEQYPEVEFNVTTGWSEEVVNAVYQEKVHIGIIRGDYNWPYQRKLLMEEGIYIVSKQPIDVEELPNLSRIYYNTDTSLKKLIDAWWHERYSRPPLITMEVDKMETCKEMVLNGLGYAILPSIVLDEGENLFKTRCTTRDNVPVTRRTWMIFRNETLEISVTRAFVNFLDNWK; via the coding sequence TTGGATGAACGAGATTGGGCCATTTTAAGCACCCTTTTCGATGAAAAAAACATTACCAAAACAGCCGATAAGCTCTCCATTTCGCAACCTGCTTTAACCTACAGGCTGCAGCAAATCGAGCAGGAAATGGGCGTAAAAATCGTGCACCGCAGCCGCCGCGGCGTTTCCTTCACACCGCAAGGCGAATACCTGGTGCGGTACGCCCGCGACATGCAGCTGCAGCTGCGCAAGACCAAGGAATATCTGCAAAACATGGACCATAAAGTACAGGGAACGCTGCGCCTGGGGGTTTCCAGTATCTTTGCCCGCTATAAGCTGCCGACCATTCTCAAAAATTTTCACGAACAGTATCCTGAGGTTGAGTTTAATGTCACGACCGGTTGGAGCGAAGAAGTGGTGAACGCCGTGTATCAAGAAAAGGTGCACATCGGCATTATTCGCGGAGATTACAACTGGCCGTACCAAAGAAAGCTGTTGATGGAAGAGGGCATCTACATCGTTTCCAAGCAGCCGATCGATGTCGAAGAACTGCCCAATCTGTCGCGTATCTACTACAACACGGACACCTCCCTCAAAAAGCTGATTGACGCCTGGTGGCATGAACGGTACTCCCGTCCTCCGCTGATCACGATGGAAGTGGATAAAATGGAAACCTGCAAGGAAATGGTCCTGAATGGACTGGGCTACGCCATTTTGCCGAGCATCGTGCTGGATGAAGGCGAAAACCTGTTTAAAACACGCTGTACCACGCGGGACAACGTTCCGGTCACGCGCCGTACCTGGATGATCTTTCGCAACGAGACGTTGGAGATCTCGGTCACGCGGGCGTTTGTCAACTTTTTGGACAATTGGAAATAG
- a CDS encoding (Fe-S)-binding protein translates to MNEPFTSLREELRYEKTNRCVQCGYCLPACPTFLTMGKETHSPRGRINLVKMAAEGKIQDLSALEEPLDLCLGCRACETVCPTGVEYGVILESARAALARRKKYTVAKKAMRSFLFKKVFPSRKAMNLLGNAMWLYEKSGAQKLARKSGLLKNMPAHLGEFEAVLPQTVSPAERSRLPRFTPAQGEKKYTVAFFVGCVMDAMFHKINQLSIQLLAQVGCDVIVVENQTCCGALHAHAGEVEDSKQLAKRNIEAFERHDVDFIVNNAGGCGAMLIEYDHLLADEPQWAERARQFAQKTRDISQVLVLCGGVQGKAGRAERVTYQRSCHMTNVQKVTREPLQLIQSLPNVELVEMEEANMCCGSAGIYNLVQYDASMEILDHKMKHVKDTEATTVITTNPGCLLQMKLGIEREKLGDRMRAVHLVEYLAERAGIAEPQPQPVASQS, encoded by the coding sequence ATGAACGAACCATTCACATCATTGCGTGAGGAATTGCGTTACGAAAAAACGAACCGCTGCGTGCAGTGCGGCTATTGTCTGCCCGCGTGTCCCACCTTTTTGACGATGGGCAAAGAAACGCACTCGCCGCGCGGCAGGATCAATCTGGTGAAGATGGCGGCAGAGGGGAAAATCCAGGACCTTTCCGCTTTGGAAGAGCCGCTCGATTTGTGTCTCGGCTGCCGCGCTTGCGAAACGGTATGTCCTACCGGTGTGGAATACGGCGTGATTTTGGAGTCCGCCCGTGCCGCGCTGGCGCGCCGCAAGAAATACACGGTCGCGAAAAAGGCGATGCGCAGCTTCTTGTTCAAAAAGGTGTTCCCCAGCCGGAAAGCGATGAACTTGCTCGGCAATGCCATGTGGCTGTACGAAAAAAGCGGTGCCCAGAAGCTGGCCAGAAAGAGCGGGCTGCTGAAAAACATGCCGGCGCACCTCGGTGAATTCGAGGCGGTCCTGCCGCAGACGGTATCGCCGGCGGAACGCTCCCGGCTGCCCCGATTCACGCCGGCGCAAGGCGAGAAAAAGTACACCGTCGCGTTCTTCGTCGGCTGTGTCATGGATGCGATGTTTCACAAGATCAATCAATTGTCGATTCAGCTGCTGGCGCAGGTTGGCTGCGACGTGATCGTCGTCGAGAACCAGACGTGCTGTGGCGCGCTGCATGCCCACGCGGGAGAGGTGGAAGACAGCAAGCAGCTGGCGAAGCGCAACATTGAAGCGTTTGAACGGCATGACGTCGATTTTATTGTCAACAATGCGGGTGGCTGCGGAGCGATGCTGATTGAGTACGATCATTTGCTGGCGGATGAACCGCAGTGGGCGGAGCGGGCCCGGCAGTTTGCGCAGAAGACGAGAGACATCTCGCAAGTGCTGGTTCTCTGCGGCGGCGTACAGGGAAAAGCAGGCCGCGCCGAGCGCGTTACCTATCAGCGGTCGTGTCACATGACCAATGTGCAGAAAGTGACCCGGGAACCGTTGCAGCTGATTCAAAGCCTGCCCAATGTGGAGCTGGTCGAAATGGAAGAGGCCAACATGTGCTGTGGCTCGGCAGGCATTTACAACCTGGTCCAGTACGACGCCTCGATGGAAATCCTGGATCATAAAATGAAACATGTCAAAGATACCGAGGCGACGACGGTTATCACCACCAATCCGGGCTGTCTGCTGCAGATGAAGCTGGGAATCGAACGGGAAAAGCTGGGGGACCGGATGCGCGCCGTACACCTGGTTGAATACCTGGCGGAACGAGCGGGGATCGCGGAACCGCAACCTCAGCCCGTCGCGTCGCAAAGCTGA
- a CDS encoding ABC transporter permease, translating to MKKRYLVAALLVLSFVSLFVGVKDLSPLDIFSLSEEQAQILFVSRLPRLISIIVAGVSMSVIGLIMQQLSRNKFVSPTTAGTLDSARLGVLVAMLLFTSATPMQKMLVAFVFALLGTFLFMKILEKVKYKDAIFIPLVGLMFGNIVSALTTFLAYKYNLIQNIAAWLHGDFSMIMKGRYELILISLPLMVIAYLYANRFTIAGMGEEFSINLGLNYKQVVNIGLAIVALVTAVVVLTVGILPFLGLIIPNIVSIYNGDNLKKNLSHTALLGAVFLLFCDILGRLIIFPYEISIGLMVGVIGSGIFLYLLMRRRAYGL from the coding sequence ATGAAAAAGAGATACTTGGTTGCAGCGTTGCTTGTCCTGTCGTTTGTCTCGCTCTTTGTCGGGGTGAAGGATCTCAGTCCGCTGGACATCTTCAGCTTGAGCGAGGAGCAGGCGCAGATCTTGTTCGTCAGCAGGCTGCCGCGCTTGATCAGCATCATCGTCGCGGGCGTCAGCATGAGCGTCATCGGCCTGATCATGCAGCAGTTGAGCCGCAACAAATTCGTCTCGCCCACTACCGCCGGGACGCTGGATTCCGCCCGCTTGGGCGTGCTGGTGGCCATGCTGCTGTTTACGTCGGCGACACCGATGCAGAAGATGCTGGTGGCCTTCGTCTTTGCCCTGCTGGGGACGTTCTTATTTATGAAGATTCTGGAGAAAGTCAAGTACAAGGATGCGATTTTCATCCCGCTGGTCGGGTTGATGTTTGGCAATATCGTCAGTGCGCTGACCACGTTCCTGGCGTATAAATACAACCTGATTCAAAACATTGCTGCCTGGCTGCACGGGGATTTTTCGATGATCATGAAAGGGCGGTATGAGCTGATCCTGATCAGTCTGCCGCTGATGGTGATTGCCTATCTGTACGCCAATCGCTTTACCATCGCCGGGATGGGGGAGGAGTTCTCGATCAACCTGGGGCTGAACTACAAACAAGTGGTGAACATCGGGTTGGCGATTGTCGCGCTGGTCACCGCGGTTGTTGTCCTGACAGTAGGGATTCTGCCCTTTTTGGGCCTGATCATCCCGAACATCGTCTCGATTTACAACGGCGACAATCTGAAGAAAAACTTGTCCCACACCGCTCTATTGGGAGCCGTCTTTCTCTTGTTCTGCGACATCTTGGGCCGGTTGATCATCTTTCCTTACGAGATTTCGATCGGCCTGATGGTGGGCGTAATCGGCAGCGGCATCTTTCTTTACTTGCTGATGAGGAGACGGGCGTATGGGTTATAA
- a CDS encoding siderophore ABC transporter substrate-binding protein — protein MQKKWFMLLAALMLAVIVAACGTTGSSTPVTSGGEANSAAKTDGSSAAGESGGTAGSEELTIKHQLGETKVKKNPQKVVVFDMGALDTLDKLGIAVAGVPQDSLPSYLEKYKDAKYANVGSLKEPDFEKINEIGPDVILISARQSEMYDELSEIAPTVYVGVDNARYVDSFKENVKLLGELFGKEDAVEAELAKIDEAIKSLREKAAASGKKGLVILTTGGKVTAFGPGSRFGLIHDEFGVTPVDTNIEVSTHGQSISFEYIAEKNPDYLFVVDRDAVVGGEGASSAKEVVENELVKNTKAYQNNQIVYLDPNYWYLSGGGLISVLEMVKQVDAGIK, from the coding sequence ATGCAGAAAAAATGGTTCATGTTGCTGGCAGCACTGATGCTGGCAGTCATCGTCGCGGCGTGCGGCACGACCGGCTCGTCCACGCCTGTCACGAGCGGCGGAGAAGCCAACAGTGCGGCCAAAACCGACGGATCGTCGGCAGCCGGCGAAAGCGGCGGTACGGCGGGGAGTGAAGAGTTGACGATCAAACACCAGCTGGGGGAAACAAAAGTCAAGAAGAATCCGCAAAAGGTTGTCGTCTTTGACATGGGAGCGCTGGATACCCTGGATAAACTGGGGATCGCCGTGGCGGGTGTACCGCAGGATTCCCTGCCATCCTATCTGGAGAAGTATAAAGATGCCAAATACGCAAACGTGGGCAGCTTAAAAGAGCCGGATTTCGAGAAGATCAATGAGATCGGTCCGGATGTCATCCTGATTTCCGCACGGCAGTCCGAGATGTATGACGAGCTGTCGGAAATCGCTCCGACGGTTTATGTCGGTGTCGATAACGCCCGCTACGTGGATTCGTTCAAAGAAAACGTGAAACTGCTGGGAGAACTGTTTGGCAAAGAGGACGCTGTGGAAGCGGAACTGGCCAAGATTGACGAGGCGATCAAGAGCTTGCGGGAAAAAGCTGCGGCCAGCGGCAAGAAAGGTCTGGTCATCCTGACCACCGGCGGCAAGGTCACCGCCTTTGGTCCCGGATCGCGCTTTGGCCTGATCCACGACGAGTTTGGGGTGACGCCGGTTGACACCAATATCGAAGTGTCCACCCACGGGCAAAGCATTTCCTTTGAGTACATCGCGGAAAAAAATCCCGACTACTTGTTCGTCGTCGACCGCGATGCGGTTGTAGGCGGCGAAGGCGCATCGTCCGCGAAAGAAGTGGTGGAAAACGAATTGGTCAAAAACACCAAGGCCTATCAAAACAACCAAATCGTCTACCTGGATCCGAACTACTGGTACCTTTCCGGCGGCGGCTTGATTTCCGTGCTGGAGATGGTGAAACAAGTCGACGCGGGGATCAAATAA
- a CDS encoding 2-methylaconitate cis-trans isomerase PrpF family protein — MYTYGQIYRVPSTLMRGGTSKGLVLRTGDLPSDPSIRDQVILKIYGSPGNNQIDGVGGGTPLTSKLALVGPPTHPEAHINYTFGQVSLDKQVIDYRVTCGNMASAVGLYAAEEGYVTLQEPVTCVRIFNTNTNKIIEVEIPVKNGQIEYDGDFSIAGVSGTGSRIMVNFLDSGGTFTGSTLPTGNPLDTIVLDDGREFPVTIIDVANVLVFVQAEDLGLTGTELSAQINGNAEVLATLEQIRVKAGVRIGLIKSDDRDVTPSTHALPKIAFVSASKEYQTENGETVSADKANILGRYISMGTLHRAFAVSGSIALGAACKIPGTLPNRLSTSQHEGLWIGHPSGTLYVEAQVEQNGGDWRVIRAALGRTARRLMDGYTYVPTSVLAQR; from the coding sequence ATGTACACTTATGGACAGATCTACCGGGTTCCCAGTACCCTGATGCGGGGCGGTACCAGTAAAGGTCTGGTCCTGCGTACGGGTGATCTGCCAAGTGATCCGTCGATTCGCGATCAGGTCATCCTGAAAATCTACGGCAGCCCCGGAAACAATCAAATAGACGGAGTTGGCGGGGGGACTCCGCTCACCAGCAAACTGGCGCTGGTCGGACCGCCTACCCACCCGGAGGCTCATATCAATTACACCTTTGGGCAAGTCAGCCTGGATAAACAGGTCATCGATTACCGCGTCACATGTGGGAATATGGCCTCTGCCGTAGGCTTGTACGCGGCGGAAGAAGGTTACGTGACCCTGCAGGAGCCGGTTACCTGCGTACGAATCTTTAACACCAATACGAACAAGATCATTGAAGTGGAAATTCCGGTTAAAAACGGACAGATCGAGTACGACGGGGATTTTTCCATTGCCGGTGTGTCGGGTACCGGGTCGCGCATCATGGTGAACTTTTTGGACTCGGGCGGAACGTTTACGGGAAGCACATTGCCGACGGGAAACCCGCTGGATACGATCGTCCTGGATGACGGCCGAGAGTTTCCGGTCACCATTATTGATGTAGCCAATGTTCTGGTGTTCGTCCAGGCGGAAGATCTCGGGCTTACCGGTACGGAATTGTCTGCGCAGATTAACGGCAATGCGGAAGTGCTGGCAACGCTGGAGCAAATTCGCGTCAAAGCAGGAGTGCGCATTGGATTGATCAAAAGCGATGATCGCGATGTGACGCCGTCCACTCATGCGCTGCCCAAGATAGCGTTTGTCTCCGCCAGCAAGGAGTACCAGACGGAGAATGGCGAAACGGTGTCGGCAGACAAAGCCAACATTCTGGGACGCTACATTTCCATGGGTACGCTGCATCGGGCCTTTGCAGTCAGCGGCTCCATCGCGTTGGGGGCGGCGTGCAAAATCCCGGGCACACTGCCAAACCGCCTGAGTACCAGTCAGCATGAAGGGCTGTGGATTGGCCATCCCAGCGGTACACTGTATGTGGAGGCGCAGGTCGAGCAAAACGGGGGAGATTGGCGCGTGATCCGTGCCGCTCTCGGCCGCACGGCGCGGCGGTTAATGGATGGCTACACGTATGTTCCGACATCTGTTCTTGCCCAGCGGTAA
- a CDS encoding Hsp20/alpha crystallin family protein — protein MSLIPYEPFRQLENIKRELDRFFTNDFPVFRTGPASFFGHLHVDVYETDTEVVVTCDIPGLEKKEDVNIDIDQNILTISGTVNRMTEIKQEQMHRQERFVGRFQRSIKLPHNVSAEGVQATYKNGVLEIRMPKLQGDNKRRIDVQFH, from the coding sequence ATGTCTCTCATCCCTTACGAACCCTTTCGCCAACTGGAAAACATCAAACGGGAACTGGATCGCTTTTTTACCAACGATTTTCCGGTGTTTCGCACAGGGCCCGCTTCGTTTTTTGGCCATCTGCACGTGGACGTGTACGAAACGGATACGGAGGTTGTAGTCACCTGTGATATCCCGGGATTGGAAAAGAAAGAGGACGTCAATATCGACATCGATCAAAACATCCTGACGATCAGCGGAACGGTAAACCGCATGACCGAAATCAAACAGGAGCAGATGCACCGGCAAGAGCGTTTCGTCGGCCGGTTTCAGCGATCGATCAAGCTGCCGCACAACGTTTCCGCGGAGGGCGTGCAGGCGACTTACAAAAACGGCGTGCTGGAGATTCGCATGCCAAAACTGCAAGGGGACAACAAGCGGCGCATCGACGTGCAGTTCCATTAA
- a CDS encoding ABC transporter ATP-binding protein, translating into MVVVKNVSKRYGNKNVVDNVSVEIAKGKITSFIGPNGAGKSTLLSMMSRLIAKDAGEIWIDGQEISRWKSNELAKRISILKQSNHINIRLTVRELVSFGRFPYSQGRLTREDWTHVEQAIQYMELGEIQDKYLDQLSGGQKQRAYIAMVLAQNTEYILLDEPLNNLDMKHSVQIMKVLRRLADELGKTIIIVIHDINFASCYSDYIVALKDGRIVEEGPIDKMMCSSVLQDVYDMDISIEQIRDNKICIYYT; encoded by the coding sequence ATGGTAGTGGTGAAAAACGTCTCCAAACGATATGGGAACAAAAACGTGGTTGACAACGTGTCCGTCGAAATCGCCAAAGGGAAGATCACCTCGTTTATCGGACCGAACGGTGCGGGCAAAAGCACCTTGCTGTCGATGATGAGCCGCCTGATTGCCAAGGATGCGGGGGAGATCTGGATCGACGGACAGGAAATCAGCCGCTGGAAAAGCAACGAGCTGGCCAAGCGGATCTCGATCCTGAAGCAGTCCAATCATATCAACATCCGGTTGACGGTTCGCGAACTGGTCAGTTTCGGACGCTTTCCCTATTCCCAGGGGAGGCTGACCCGAGAGGACTGGACGCACGTCGAGCAAGCGATTCAGTACATGGAACTGGGGGAGATTCAGGACAAATACCTTGACCAGCTCAGCGGCGGGCAGAAGCAGCGGGCCTATATCGCGATGGTCCTGGCGCAAAACACGGAGTACATCCTCCTCGATGAGCCGTTGAACAACCTGGATATGAAGCACTCCGTCCAGATCATGAAAGTGCTGCGCAGACTGGCGGATGAACTGGGCAAAACGATCATCATCGTGATCCACGACATCAACTTTGCCTCCTGTTATTCCGATTACATCGTCGCGCTCAAGGACGGCCGGATCGTCGAAGAGGGCCCGATCGACAAAATGATGTGCAGTTCGGTTCTGCAGGACGTGTACGACATGGACATCAGCATTGAGCAGATTCGCGACAACAAAATTTGCATTTATTACACCTAA
- a CDS encoding family 10 glycosylhydrolase, with amino-acid sequence MALRRWLWLVLICALCVPGGAFAQTETGPQISIFLNGQKIHSDVPPYLDPNANITLVPLRVISEALGANVSWEQSSQTAAIQKQDTTMLLTVGQRQARVNGSSVALDAPVVNRQGRVMVPLRFVGEQLGLTVHWEQATRTITLLSGLAEVPAPPPDSAGSETSDSLRGVWVSTVYNLDWPSPDSYGNAAKQQQEYIRLLDELQEMGINAVFVQVRPAADAIYPSTLVPWSKFLTGTQGKDPGYDPLAFMIAETHRRGMQFHAWFNPFRASTDAKTEQLAANHVAKQHPEWIVTVDNKMYINPGIPEARQHIIAAILEVVNRYEIDGVHLDDYFYPSGGTFPDDATYQAYNGNRFASKADWRRDNINAFVRELSHAIKQAKPEIQFGISPFGVWRNQADDPSGSATRAGVTTYDHMYADVRTWIQQGWVDYVAPQIYWSFAAPATPYATLVEWWTNEVKGTDVKLYIGHAPYKLGTAEAGWQTAQEIINQLTYNARYPEVQGSLFFSAKDLRKNPLGVADALKAYFFSR; translated from the coding sequence ATGGCTTTGCGCAGGTGGTTATGGCTGGTGTTGATCTGCGCCTTGTGCGTGCCCGGGGGCGCCTTTGCCCAGACGGAGACTGGACCGCAGATCAGCATTTTTTTGAATGGGCAAAAAATACATAGCGACGTGCCGCCTTACCTCGACCCAAACGCGAACATCACGCTGGTGCCGCTGCGGGTGATCAGCGAGGCCCTCGGGGCCAACGTTTCCTGGGAGCAGAGCAGCCAGACGGCAGCGATTCAAAAACAGGATACGACGATGCTGCTGACGGTCGGACAGCGGCAGGCGCGGGTCAACGGCAGCAGCGTGGCGCTGGATGCCCCCGTCGTCAACAGGCAGGGACGGGTGATGGTGCCGCTGCGATTTGTCGGCGAACAACTGGGTCTGACCGTCCATTGGGAGCAGGCCACCCGGACGATCACGTTGCTGTCCGGCCTTGCGGAAGTTCCCGCACCGCCGCCGGACAGTGCGGGAAGCGAAACAAGCGATTCGCTGCGAGGGGTGTGGGTTTCCACCGTCTACAATTTGGACTGGCCGTCGCCCGATTCTTACGGCAATGCGGCCAAACAGCAGCAGGAGTACATCCGGCTGCTCGATGAGCTGCAGGAGATGGGCATCAACGCGGTGTTTGTCCAGGTCCGCCCCGCCGCTGACGCGATCTATCCCTCGACGCTGGTTCCCTGGTCCAAGTTTTTGACCGGAACCCAAGGGAAAGACCCGGGATACGACCCGCTTGCTTTCATGATCGCGGAGACGCACAGACGCGGCATGCAGTTTCACGCCTGGTTTAACCCGTTTCGCGCCAGTACCGATGCCAAGACGGAACAGCTGGCGGCCAACCATGTGGCCAAGCAGCATCCGGAATGGATTGTCACCGTCGACAACAAAATGTACATCAATCCGGGCATTCCCGAAGCGCGGCAGCACATTATTGCCGCGATTCTGGAAGTTGTGAATCGCTATGAGATCGACGGCGTTCACCTCGACGACTACTTCTATCCGTCGGGCGGAACCTTCCCGGACGACGCGACGTACCAGGCCTACAACGGCAACCGATTTGCCAGCAAAGCCGACTGGCGCCGCGACAATATCAATGCGTTCGTGCGCGAGCTGAGCCACGCGATCAAGCAGGCCAAACCCGAGATCCAGTTCGGGATCAGTCCGTTTGGCGTGTGGCGCAACCAGGCAGACGATCCCAGCGGGTCCGCCACCAGAGCCGGCGTGACCACCTATGACCACATGTACGCCGATGTGCGCACCTGGATTCAGCAAGGCTGGGTGGACTATGTGGCGCCGCAAATCTACTGGAGTTTCGCCGCTCCGGCGACACCTTATGCGACGCTCGTCGAGTGGTGGACCAACGAAGTAAAGGGAACCGATGTGAAGCTGTACATTGGCCACGCGCCCTACAAACTGGGAACAGCCGAAGCGGGCTGGCAGACGGCGCAGGAAATCATCAATCAGCTCACCTACAATGCCCGCTACCCGGAGGTGCAGGGTTCGCTCTTTTTCAGCGCCAAAGACCTGCGCAAAAACCCGCTCGGAGTGGCTGATGCGCTGAAAGCGTACTTCTTCTCGCGATAA
- a CDS encoding iron chelate uptake ABC transporter family permease subunit, with translation MGYKAKIVTLGILAAASIVLFLFSELGANWEYALTKRSEKILAIVLTGGAIAFSTMVFQTITNNRILTPSIIGLDSLYLLIQTLLIFLFGSANLTMMDKNVNFFLSVLLMVLFAGVLYNILFKREGQNIYFLLLVGLIFGTFFQSISSFLQVLIDPNEFLVVQDRMFASFNNINTDLLLLAGVALILMAFYFAPYMKYLDVLSLGREPAINLGIAYDEVVKRLLLGIAVLVSISTALTGPLMFLGLLVANITHEFVRSYQHKYLLVGSVLISIIALVGGQFVVERVFTFSTTLSVIINFVGGVYFLYLLLKENRSW, from the coding sequence ATGGGTTATAAAGCGAAAATTGTCACTCTGGGTATTCTCGCGGCGGCGTCCATTGTCCTGTTTCTGTTCAGCGAGCTCGGTGCCAACTGGGAATACGCCCTGACCAAACGAAGCGAGAAGATCCTGGCGATCGTGCTGACCGGCGGAGCGATTGCCTTCTCGACGATGGTGTTTCAGACGATCACCAACAACCGCATCTTGACTCCCAGCATTATCGGCTTGGATTCGCTGTACCTGTTGATCCAGACGCTGCTCATTTTTCTGTTTGGTTCGGCCAACCTGACGATGATGGACAAAAACGTCAACTTTTTCCTGTCCGTGCTGCTGATGGTTTTGTTCGCCGGCGTGCTGTACAACATCCTGTTCAAACGGGAAGGGCAAAACATCTACTTTCTGCTCCTGGTCGGCTTGATCTTCGGCACGTTTTTTCAGAGCATTTCCTCGTTTCTGCAGGTGCTGATCGATCCGAACGAGTTTTTAGTCGTCCAGGACAGGATGTTTGCCAGCTTTAACAACATCAACACCGACTTGCTGCTGCTGGCCGGTGTCGCGCTGATTCTGATGGCGTTCTATTTTGCGCCGTATATGAAGTATCTGGATGTTCTCTCGCTGGGGCGGGAGCCGGCGATCAATCTGGGCATCGCCTATGACGAGGTGGTCAAACGGCTGCTGTTGGGAATCGCCGTGCTGGTCTCCATTTCCACGGCGCTCACGGGGCCGCTCATGTTCCTCGGGCTGTTGGTGGCCAATATTACGCATGAGTTTGTCAGATCGTATCAGCACAAATATCTGCTGGTCGGCTCGGTGTTGATCAGCATCATTGCCCTCGTGGGCGGCCAGTTTGTCGTAGAACGGGTGTTCACCTTCTCCACCACGTTAAGCGTGATTATCAACTTTGTCGGCGGCGTCTACTTTTTGTACCTTCTGCTAAAGGAGAATAGGTCATGGTAG